The Pyrodictium delaneyi genome contains a region encoding:
- a CDS encoding RNA 2'-phosphotransferase, with protein MKPIYRCRVCGAFTEEPWHCDKPAALFMTGEQRVRLSKLMSAILRHIPHEAGLELGPGGWIEVEELARAIRERWRRRDLYQWVTRQHVIAVALLDPKGRFQLSSDNRRIRAAYGHSVKLELGYEPLSENELPEVLYHGTVMERLNSIIHEGLKPMRRLMVHLAARPQEAIEAARRHGSRVVLLRIDPRCLAEMGVPVYRASHVMYLAPHVPPECIKSVEKVSSGTAPAMSDA; from the coding sequence TTGAAGCCTATATACCGCTGCAGGGTCTGTGGGGCATTTACTGAGGAGCCCTGGCACTGTGATAAGCCGGCAGCATTGTTCATGACTGGTGAGCAGCGCGTAAGACTGAGCAAGCTTATGAGCGCGATCCTTCGCCACATACCTCACGAGGCTGGGTTAGAGCTTGGTCCTGGAGGCTGGATTGAGGTAGAAGAGCTCGCACGTGCTATAAGGGAGAGGTGGCGGCGCCGAGACCTCTACCAGTGGGTAACACGGCAGCACGTGATAGCTGTCGCGCTACTAGACCCTAAGGGCCGCTTCCAGCTCTCAAGCGATAACCGCCGCATAAGAGCAGCATACGGGCATAGCGTGAAGCTAGAGCTGGGCTACGAGCCACTCAGCGAAAACGAGCTACCCGAAGTACTCTATCATGGCACGGTAATGGAGAGGCTCAACTCGATAATACATGAAGGCTTGAAGCCTATGAGAAGGCTAATGGTGCACCTGGCAGCGAGGCCCCAGGAGGCCATAGAGGCTGCTAGGCGGCATGGCAGTCGGGTAGTACTCCTCCGTATTGACCCGCGTTGTCTAGCTGAGATGGGTGTGCCAGTGTACCGGGCCAGCCATGTAATGTACCTAGCACCTCACGTGCCTCCGGAGTGTATAAAGAGCGTCGAGAAGGTTAGCAGTGGAACAGCCCCTGCCATGAGTGATGCCTAA
- a CDS encoding SDR family oxidoreductase: MSASFRLDGLRVLVTASTRGIGFYVARGLAEWGARVAIVGRRRESVARAAEEISKTARVEPIGISVDLRRREDLERLVEEAWSRLGGLDALVFNAGNIGCEPCYLHEAGYEDWLEAAQLHLIAPGYLTSLLLPRFLDQGRGVFIYLSSVTVKEPMSHFVLADTARAGLVQLAKTIARQYGGRGIRANTVLMGSFDTPGARSNIRRLAEMKGVDFEQAWRKWVIEPTPMRRVGEPREIAGLIAFLLSSISSYINGSTIVIDGAMTRCV; this comes from the coding sequence TTGAGTGCATCCTTCAGACTGGACGGTTTACGTGTGCTCGTTACCGCATCTACACGTGGCATAGGGTTCTACGTGGCCCGCGGCTTAGCTGAATGGGGTGCAAGAGTAGCAATTGTAGGACGTAGACGTGAATCGGTAGCTAGAGCGGCAGAAGAGATTAGCAAGACAGCTAGGGTAGAACCTATAGGCATATCCGTGGATCTAAGAAGGCGTGAGGATCTAGAGAGGCTTGTGGAGGAGGCTTGGAGTAGACTCGGAGGGCTTGACGCATTAGTATTCAACGCGGGAAACATAGGCTGCGAGCCGTGCTACCTCCATGAGGCTGGATATGAGGACTGGCTCGAGGCAGCACAGCTTCACCTCATAGCACCAGGCTATCTGACAAGCCTACTACTACCCCGCTTCCTGGACCAGGGGCGAGGTGTGTTCATCTACCTCTCCTCGGTCACTGTCAAGGAGCCTATGTCTCACTTTGTACTAGCCGATACAGCGCGTGCAGGCCTCGTACAGCTCGCTAAGACTATTGCTAGACAGTATGGGGGTCGTGGTATCCGCGCGAACACAGTGTTGATGGGTAGTTTTGATACGCCAGGTGCACGCAGCAATATCAGAAGGCTTGCAGAGATGAAAGGCGTGGATTTCGAGCAAGCGTGGCGCAAATGGGTGATAGAGCCCACGCCGATGAGAAGGGTCGGAGAACCACGGGAGATAGCAGGCCTGATAGCTTTCCTTCTAAGTAGTATTTCTAGCTACATAAACGGGTCTACGATAGTCATTGATGGGGCGATGACACGCTGTGTGTAG